gggctttctccttccctgcagcccatTTGGCCCAGACTAGCTGCATACGGGTCCAGAGCTCAGTGATGCGCTGGGTCTGCCTTTGAGAAATGTGCCCCATGGCTGGTGATGGGGcagtagatggggagggctctgagctatAGAGAGTTCTTTGCCACGTGTCTCGCAGTTGCGTGTTGCCAAAATGCTCCATATTcaactgaccaccatatttggggtggggaaggaatttccccccccccgtcaGATGGACAGAGAGCCTTTGGGTTttttctgccttcctctgcagcgtggggcatgggtcagtgGCAGATTTAAACTAGTATCAATAGTGGAATCTCTGTGTAACTTgtgtagcggggcagttacccTGTACCTGGGATAAAAGGAGTTAAAAGGTAAAAAGCAGCTGAGGtcggctgattggggaggcagccaCAGCGGGGGCCACTCCCAAGTAGGTCACAGCTGGCCCCGGGAGCACAGGGTACctcagacagagcagtgctggggaagggcaggcagagctggggagcctgGCCTGGCAAGTCCCAGGCTGATGCCTTGCAAAGGGCCTGGGATtgtactagggctgcagggagacagctgggatagaaaggcagcaggtccaacccttttgccaatgatgagtggacATTGTGGactgcaggctgccccagagaaatggggctagatgatgactggcagtagccactgaggcaaggtgggtatacAGAGTTGGGCTTCCCCTAGGAggagagacccagagtgtgggggtactgctgtggGCAGAACCTCAAAGTAAGAGGCATCGGGGTCCAGGAGGTAcaagggggcctgaggcaggagagacactagccagcagggggtgcttcggagctgaagagctaattcccaggatgaccagcaggaggtgctgcaccgGTGAGTGCTCAACCTGTtacacttgaagtctttaaatcatgatttgaggacttcaggaactaggccagaggttaggggtcaattgcaggagtgggtgggcaagattctgtggcctgcaatgtacagaaggtcagactggatgagtgTGATAgtcgcttctggccttaaagtctttgaGACATTTCTTACTTTACAGTAATTGTAATGGCAAGGCAGGCTTTTGGTAGAAATAAAGGTTTGAATTAGTCCATCTGATGGTCTTGGACCCCTAGTGCAGGGCATTCTCACCCAACAATTAAATAGAAGCAACATCTAAGTGTGACCCAATTGACCAACACCATTCTCTTCCCACAGTCTCAGCGGCTCATCCCAATTACCATTCCTAGATCTATTTTAGGTACCTTTGAACTTCTCCAGAGTCTCCGATAGCACAATAGTTTTCTGGGAGAAACCACTGACTCGCTCTTCCAGTTCAGGAGAAATCTCCTCCGGCTGCTCAAACTTCCTCTTCTCACACCTAGAGAGAAACAATTTCACGTGATTATATTTCATTTAGTGACTCATTATAAATTCTGGCTAGTGAGTTGCTGCTCTAATGGGCCTGGAGTTAGAATTCCTCAACTTCTCCCAGCCTCAGAACAGGTGCAACACAGCCCATGGCCATGAAATGTTCCCCTCAAAGGACCATTAATATTCTTCAACTCTGGCCTGGAGAGATCAGCTCTGGGGATAAAGTGGGAATTGAGTCTCCCTGGCCAATTCACTCCTTGGCCTCCATGCTCTGAGGGACAGGAAGTTCCTGGGTGAAGTGCTATAGAAATCTGAccactaggaactagactgagacaccaactcccctctccccagctcattCCACACAGGTTTCCAAACAGCCTTCAGGCTGCTGGCCTGGGCTGAATGGtgaccagggctccagcagtgacagGCCCATATTCCATCCCCACAATCCTGAGTCAGCCCGTCCCCCCGGGGATGTGACATCTCTAGGAAATACTTGAGGTCACTCTTTCCAACTGAACGGAGAATTCCAGAGTCTTCTGTGCAAGTGTGAGGACCTCAGGATGAGGTTGATCAGAGAGATTTATATCCAACATGTGACCTTCCCCACACATTTGGCTGTAGAGCCCTCTGGAGATGCAGTGCTAACATCACCACCAAGCTCTTTCCCAGCGTTGtgaagtgtgagggggagggagagagccatgtacctgctcaaggtgcttctgacatcctagaggagagagagagaaaagaatctcAGTCCCATCTGACACAAACAGGGGGTGCCAGGGAAGGGATTTAGGAAATATGGGGGAggaaggccctgccccagctactATGCTCCAGTGCTAATGTTTTTCATTCAGTCTCACCTGCAGAAATTCACTCACTGgcttctgacacttcccctccagctcactGATCAGCTCACTGAGATGGGAAATCTGCTCGGAGAGTTTACTGACATTTTCATTCTGGATCCTCACAATCTCCTCGTCCAGCTTCTCCAGTtgggccagcaggagtcgctcttgttccACCAGGAACTGCCGCAGCTGCTGAAATTCAGtcacaatcttctgcctctcggtttgtgtttgtttctgtatGAAAATAGGAAAAGGGCTGGTCAGGGACATGGATGGAGCCTGGGGTCCTTTCATGGAGAGCTGAGTGTGCAGGAGGCTGATTTACTTTGAAAATACTAAGATTTCTGACATTTCATTCTACCTGTGGGTACTAGGCAGGGGATTCTCTCAcaccttcccctttggcccctgtATCCCTCTGAAAGGGATGTTTCTCTGTCGGTCATGGTCAGCATATTCTGTTATTTATGGTCTCTGGAAATTCagacccagagcagcaggaggcaggactcAGCACTACACTGACAGAGACACCAGGGGAGTTAAAAGAAACAAAcgttttaaaaatgcacaaaatgtcTAGACACACCGGACAGCACTTCACGGGGACATTCAGTTCACTTGGGGAGGATTTTTGAGcaagccacaagggctagactcACCAATTGAAAGggaagcttagggcttgtctacacataaatcAAACTCAGCAAtccaatggagaaacacacatatAAGCCCATGTtcaccaaggccacacaggagtcTGCCTCCAAACAGACCTTCCACTGCCAGTCCCTTCTGGTTCATAACAACAGGCACCTACCAGATACTCCCGGCTATTCCCTTCTCCAGTCACTTTCAATCCCAgcaggttttctctctcttccctcagagtcTTCAAATGGGCCTGGATTCTTTTctgaagaaacagaaatgatttggGAGGTTTCATCTGGATAGTTGAGAGGTATTTGGAAGTGGGTGTTTTCCCACCCAAAACCCAAGATGACTGTGGTTCTAATCACTTTGAGACATCAGGATCACCAAGGAGATGAAACCTCATTAATGGAGACTGGGAGCATGTGACATTCAGACTCATTACCAATTCTGGTTCAGTTTTTTTAGTAATTAGAGATCTCAATTATAAGCAAGCTTTACTGGTATTTGTGAATTGATTAGTGGTACAGAGCATAACAGGGCACCAAAGTCACATGGGGGTGAATCAATAAACCTGTTTTGTAGAAGGTTTAACAAACAAAGTGATACAAATCCCAGAAGCCACTAGGGTTTCAATATTTGCTGGGATTTCAGCCCTGAAGCCCTGAGGACTGCACTGGTTGGGCAGAGCTGGTCTAAGCACAGGGGCAAACCCCCTGAGATGCCGGGAGGCCATAAGTCTGGTTTGAAGCTGCACAGTCCCAGTGTTGTGGAGCACTATCCCTGTCCGGTAGGGACCCAGCACTGGACTTGGCTTTGTCTGGTgcaaaagggagaggaggagactgaAGATGCAGGAGGACACTGGTGGGAGAGTGGGTGACAACTTCCTACAGAATGATGCACGTGGGTGGCACACTGAAAAAAGCAGTGATGGGGCCCACACAGGGTGACTGATACTGGTGAGGACGGGCCCATGGAGGCAGGCGTGGGCATGTCTGATGTTCTGGGGATGCCTCAGTGACCACCCTAATTAGACATGATTCAGATTTGTATAAAGAACGGGTTGGGGTTTGCCCTACTACTGTCCTAAAGCCTTTCTCTGGAAATGCCCCCTGGGCAGATTCCGCACAGTTCCATTCCCTGGTAAAGATACTGGAAGCAGTGAattctgggagatttcaaaaGGCTGCAGGCGGGACTAATGGAACCACTTTGGCTGGTACACAACAGAACAGGTCAAACTGGCATGGGTCAGCTCCAGCCTGTGGTTGGTTTTGCTACAACCCAGTCTAATCCCAGTGGTACTTGGCATGGACCTGAGCTGTCTGGAGCCCTTTTGTGTGCGGACTGAAGGTGCTCAGGGTCCCACAAACTGTTTAGCCCAGTGATCTCCTCTACTGCAGACCGGCAGCATCTGAGTTTAATCCCACGGGAGTTAAGAATCCCAGTGAGAAACCTCCTCTTCCTGGTGGGCCTGGGACTTTTGTCAACGTGTCTCTCTCTCCTAATATAAACACTTCATCACTGGGTGGGGCTGATACTCAGCTGTCAGCATGGCAAAGTGTTTCGGGTCTTGGACTGGGTctggggagatctgggttctatgctAAGCTCTGTCACTGACATGCTGGGTGACTGTGGGCAACTTGCTGTCCTGTTttatgccttagtttcccttcccATCTTTTATCTAGCTAGACCAATGGTCACCTACCAGTTGATTGCGATCTACTAGTCGATCCTGGAGATTctcccagtcgatcgcgatctccggCGGTGCAGCAGGGTTGCCCGCcgctgctaaggcaggctccctgcctgccccagcagtacggcactcccagaagtggccagcatgccccCTCAgcctggggtgaggccagggttctcttcacgttgctcctgcctgcaagtaccgcccccgcagctcccattggccggaaattGGGAACTGTGAGAGTGGttcctgcagagaggggcaaTGCGGAGAGCCACATGCCCACCACAGGGGCTCATTGGCACATTCCAGGAGTGGCATAGGGttgggacaggcagggagcctgccttagcaccgctGCACTGCCGCCTGTGAACCGCCCAAGGTAAGTCAGTGCCGCACCCTAAcctgctgccccaggcctgaccctcctcccagagccagcaccctgtatccTTTTTTGCACCccaacaccccagcccagagccccctcctgcacctcaaccccctgccccaagatcagcccagagccccctcccagactgcaaactccccacaccccaacctgaatcccaacctcctgccacagactggtgaaagtgagtgagggtgggggagagcaagcaatggagcgggggtatggagtgagtggggcttCCGGGGGGTGTAGATCCTGCTTTCAAGATTTGATATTTTGCCTCTGTTGCCACACTGCCAGATCATTAATTTTCTTAAGACTTTACAGAGCTGAGTGATGAGTCACACCCGTGACAGgcaactttcagtgaaattagccTGTAATTAAAACCCAAAAGTTAACCCATTACATTTGACAGCAGTTCCctaccttgtactcctgggcagcctcctctaTGGGAACCACTGAGTGAGCGCGGTGAGCCCGGGATCTGTCGCACACcacacagatgggggtttgatcctcttcacagaacagtttcagattctcctggtgttccccacacaccccgtccgctcctgctccctttgctgcTTGTAAACTCAGCCGCCTGGTGATTTCTGTGacatttgccagctgcctgttgggcctgaggtttctctgctgcacagtttctctgcactgagggcaggaggcggctgtatcggatccctcccagcactggctgatgcaggctcggcagaaattgtgcccacactcCAGAGTGACAGGTTCTGTGAAATACTCCAGACAGACGGGACATGTAGCTTCTTCCTGGAGACTTTCCATGgggttctctgcagccatggctccctcTGGGCAGTGGAACAGGATTAGTTTCAATTTCCTGAATTCACACTAtgcccctcctgcagcagcaAGGGGGTGTTTCCTTTCCTGAAACTGACTCCTGTTGTTTGCTGAGCAGGAATGACCCAACCAATTTCACTCCTTGAGGCTTTAGTGAAAAAATGTACAGTTACACCTGTGACAGGtaactttcagtgaaattagccTGTAATTAAAACCCAAAGGAGCTCCTTGCCTGCAATCAGCCCCTGTGCTGGTGTAGAGGGTCACTGAGGCATCCTCCTTTGAGGATGAGCCTGCAGGAGCTGTGTGTTTAAGGCGGAATagtcaggcttggcagaatttttttttataatatataattttgacagataatgtttattttaagcaatttttatatttattgatttaaactttcacagttgcAGAGCAatctgggttttaagcatttcattccaattaaaattttcacggttgtgggaaattatgggggatcagCCAATATTTTGGTCAGACCAGAACTGCACtgttacctcgatataacgccaccggctataacacgaatttgcatataacgtggtaaagccgtgctccggggggggcgggctgcacactccagtggatcgaagaaagttcaatataacgtggtttcaccaatatcgcggtaagattttttggctcccaaggacagcgttatatcggggtagaggtatatttaaTGACACTAGACACTGATATTCAAAAAGTTGAAGCTTTAGAACTGTTAAAATTGTTTGTGAACAAGtaaatctcctccctcccccagcagctcccccaggcaATAACCCaatgcctcccccaccaccaggggcggctctaggcaccaactaAACAAGCAggtgcctagggtggcaaaatgtATGGGGCGGCAAAACACTGGGGCCCCACCTCAAGCAGCGTCCTGGGCTGGATCCTGACCGCCCCTGGGGGCGGTAAGGAGCCTGTTCTGCCGCAGGGTGCGGCGAGGCAGGGAGCCGACTAAGTGGGGAGCGTGTCCCCGCTGCTCTCTCGCGGGCAGCGATCAACCCTCCAGGCGGGAGCCGATAGcacggccctgccccggctgcagagcACAGACATCTCCTCCTCAGCTCATCCCCACCCCTGCAAGCGGAGGAGCGgcccgtcctctgcagccggggcagggccgtgCTATGAGCTCCACCTGGGGGGTGCCCGCTGACAGCAGGAGAGCAGTGGGAGCCAGCAGCGCAACCCTGCCCTGGCTTCAGACGACGGGCTGCTCCTTGGCTTGTTCGCGCCGCTCTCCTGCAGGCAGCGGCCACCACCCCCCAGGCAGAAGCCGGTAGCACGGCCCTGCCCCGGCTTCAGAGGATGGGGGAACAGGGCGCACCGGCGGTCCGCTCCTCCTCAGCGtgtccccacctctgcctcctcctcctcctcccctctgctccatctcctgccatgggaggggagaggggagcagagtggcAACCTGGGCTGAGCCCAGCACGTGCCGGGACCAAGGCGAAGACCAAGGATGAGCAGGGCTaggatccagcagcagccccaacccctggccctgggagcggCGGTGACCGGAGATGAATCCACCTCGGGCCAGATCTGCAGCAAGGTAAGAGTCGGGCCAGGCGGGAGGGTCCCCGGGACCCCTGGGGagcttctgcctgctggagccccagaggatgctgcctccctccccagcccctcacagcactccagtgcctggagtctccttctgcctctcctcctgcagggggtgagcgacctggcagagaggggcagaatctgtccagcaagcccagcacctcttccttggttcctccagcctcagagctctctccattgcatgcccctCGGGCTCCCAGCTGGGCGGCCTCAGCTCTGGGAAaacgccagcagggctgggtACAGTGTGTATTCGAGTTCGTGGGGAGCTCTCACACCCCAATGACTAGCGCCTTACCTAcggcaagtacagtagtgcaataggaGTGTGACTTGAAGAATATCATGTCATGTTGTGACAGTCACTCAAATCACGATTACTTGTGTGTACTGTGCTGCCCTATCGGCGCCATTCACGCTAATTTCCGTTTCGCGTCAGTGACAGTTGTTATAGGGCTAAAATGCTGGGACAAAAACGAAAATGACTTTCTGGTACTGCTTACTGGCAACAAAGACAGAAATGGCAAAAAGGAtcagaaaaactattttaaaaaaattgacaattAAGGAGAAAGCTCTAAGCAATGCATTGAAGGTGATGAAGACTGATCGAACCaaagattacctttatcaactgataaagatgaacaacaatCTGACCAAAGATTATCTTCGCTAACTGATAAAGACAAACAATCACAATTCATCCAAAGatttactacttcagctgaagagtccagcaatgaagaactgttatacaaatctaaaactgaaaaacaattattggaaggaggagagactgacataggatCGGATCCAAGTATATGGCCGACAATAATTATTGTTACAATGCGAATTATTATTGTGAAAAAAGGTCCTTCAAAACTAGATCCTACATTTGAATATCCATTTCATCAGTCGAATCGTCAATTTATGCCATCCAGTAtgaagacaaaaatgaaaaatggggaacaaattaatagatcgtggttagtgtattcacagaccaaagatgtagttttttgtttttgctgcaaactCTTCTGTAACTCGGACATTCTTCtggcaactgcaggttttaatgactGGTGAAATTTGTATCAGCGtttgaaagaacatgaaacatcaaaaaatcatttacgctcattgacaaattggattgagctgtcaaacagattaCGTACTGGTACAACAATCGATTCGGTACAGCAACgtcaactaaattcagaaattctacgTTGGCAAGCGGTGTTGGAACGTTTACTGGCAATCATTAATTTCCTAGCCGAACAGTGCCTCGCATTCCGTGGATCCTCGgatattttatatgagaataacaatggaaatttcttTAAATTGGTTGAATTTttggcaaaatttgataatgttatggctgagcatgtacgaagagtgaaagatggagagattcacacccattatttgggtaaaaatacacCAAATGAGGtaatagaattaatttctaatggagtgcgtaatgaaattttatcgaatttgaaacatgccaaatattactcaattataGTTGATTGTACTCAAGATCTGAGCAAAACCAAGCAAATGTCAATAGTTTACAATTTCTGACAattgatgaaaatgcagaagtgaaaatttgtgaacactttctagaatttataccagtgaacgaaactactgggaaagccctcacagatgtaattctacagagattggaacactatggaatacctttagaaaatatgGGCGACCAAGGGTACGATAACGGCTCAAACATGCGAGGACGACATACAggtgtacagcaaagaatattgaatttaaacGATTGAGcatttttcattccttgccatgtgcattcgctcaatctggttgtcagtgatgccgccaaatcatctaaagatgctgtttcatattttaccacagtgaaagcaatttacaacttttttagtgcttccacacaccgtTGGGCAGTCTTGAAGAAGCATCTTGAATAAAAACTCACACCTAAACCTCTGAGTCAAACTAGATGGGAAAGCAGGATAGAAGCTATTAGACCATTCCAAtattcatcaggagagatttacgatgcattattcgaaataagccaggacttgtcgtatgatccttcatttcgacatgaagctgaaacattggctcagaaaatgatgcagtttcaattttcatgttgcacggttatttggcacaatattctaaatcaaattaatttgaccagcaaagttatgcagaacATAACCATAGACATATCTGAGGCAAAGACGATTTTGAATAAAacgctggaatatttaaaaaaataccgttcagatgaaggatttgaagaaactgtcaaagaagcaacaacaatagcagaggatcttgattttgaaccaaTGTTTGCACCTCAACAATTCATTCGTCCtcggaaaaaaacaagacagttttgttatgagGCTCATGATGATCCTATTCTCGATCCAAATGAATGGtttaaagttgaatgtttctattgtattttggatgtagctataacttccattgaagaaagattttgtcagttgcatggtcattgtgaaacttttgaatttttatacgatattggaaatattaaaaatcagttttccaaagaagacctcatgaagcagtgcCAAGACCTACATTTAGCGCTCCGTACTGATAACACTGCTGACATTGATGcagtagaattgtatgatgaattaatagctttatctgagctaataagtcctaaaacttctcctctaaaagtattagaatttatagcaagaaatgattttttcactccaaacactgctatagcattacacattcttttaacattaccagtatcagtggcttctggtgagcgcagtttctcaaaactgaaattactaaaaaattatttgaggtccaccATGTCTCAAAATCCTATGTCAGGACTgtcattaatttcaattgaaagtactattgcaaaaaatttagatttcacggacttattaaaagactacgcaagtataaaaaccagaaaaattcagttcatatacattcttttaatttatgagaaactggaagacactaacgtttttcattacagtgtatagttgaactcaaattgtttgtaaCTGTGTTTGGGTATGtattcactacccgccgtatcggcgggtagcaatcgatttatccgggatcaatatatcgcgtttCGTTAAGACGAGATATAtgaatccccgaacgcgctcaccatcgactccggaactccagcagagcgagcggcagtagcgcagtcgatgggggagccacggccgtcaatcccgcgccatgtggacccgaggtaattcgatccaagatacttcgacttcagctgaagttgcgtatcttggatcgatccccccgcagtgtagaccagccctttttgttaaaattaaatgtcaAAATTGCACTAgcaggaaattgttttatttcactaactacaaattctctgttttcatttttttaaaattttaaacagtgaaaacaaaatggcaaagtgcaaacatgtgtaaaagagaaaaaaaagcagggggggcagccaaatttttttttgcttggggcagcaaaaacctagagctggccctgcctgcaaatgtgccgccccaagcacccgcttgctttgctggtgcctagagccggccctgacagaaaCCTTCTCAGTTCCCAGCATccaaacacccttaactctgacccagTGGGTTCTCGTGACTATTTCTACATGTGTGAAATATTAAATTCAGAGACAACCCTTTGCCTTGGGCTGAGGGGGGCTCTTTCCTGTCTCTGGATGAGGGAGAGGCTCTCCCATAAGTgctcccacctcctgctccctttgcctTGGAGTGGGAAGGTTTCTATTCATGGTTTTTCCTGGTCTGGGGAGAGGCTGTGTCCTGTTCCACATCTTCCACAGTTCTCTTTGGCTGGGATAGAGCAGCTGGTGGCTTTAACCGTAGAAACTGTGTGCAGAAGCTTCCCCGACTCTGCTGCTGGGAATGTGGCAGCCccaccaggaggggcagggagatgcagcaggggaggaggcagaaaaacAGCCAGATAGACAGGAGTACTCAAGGGGGCGGCCTGTGACACCACGTTCAGGCTGTTATACTGATCCAGGGGTTCACATTTGATACCTGGTCGTGAAATCTAAATACAGAACTCACAACCTGCATGGGGTTTGTGCCTTGGTTTGTAACtgtttgccctgaggttggtactcacattCGTGAGCTACTCTAGACAGTGTGATGGGAGGACTGAACTTGGCTGTCCCACATgccagctgagtgctctaaccacagagcgggtaaaagttataaggtgggtgaCATCACAaaaacctcctcctcccccacacacacattttgtgtgGAGCGAGGCAGGTGCCTACCTCAGTCCAGCAAGAAACGCCAGGTGCTGGGTTCCCATCTGTGGGTTCCTAAGCAGAGATAGATGTGCCTCTGCAGCCCTGATTTAGGCACCTgtctgtgaggggggaagggCTCAGGACAGCCCTCCCCTTGTCAGCATCTCCCCTTGTCTAGCTTAGATGGCTCCCTGCCTAATGAGCTGTTTTTTCTGAATCGCACTATAAGGTGCCTGTGATGCCCATGCATTGTCTAGGGACTTTACGCCCCTGACTCAGCTCTGAGGGTCACAGTGCTGCTGTTCCTGTTATTTTCTTGCTGTCTAAAAAATACTcactgtgatgctcagcattgcaacacccgAGTCCCTTCATGGCTTGCCCCCTGTGCAACCAGTCACCTCTCCACAGAGCACAGCTGAGCAATTCCTGATTGACATGGCTGTGTACAGTTCAAAGAGTAAAGGCTGGATTGTGACACATCACAGTAAAACCCAAACTCTCCTCCTGGGCACGGTATtccctgtggggatggggggacatAACCAAGTTGGGAAGCAAATCTCATGACACTGCCCACAACAACTGCAGCTGGAACATTAAAGTGGAAGAAACAAGAAGAATtatttgtaatgttttatttacagtaagtAGGTGGAAAGCAGGAAAGTGAAAGGAGCAGAGAAGGAGCTTTAATAACCGCAGCGTATGGGAAGGAGATTCCTCAGCTACTGAGAACAATTTTCTTTATGGCACTACAATAGCACCAATGCCTTGGAATCAATCTCAGGAATTCATGAGTTAGTGTCTCACTTTCAGTAACATGTAATGAATCTCTCCTTCCCGCTCATGTCCCCTTTCCTTCCATAATGTCCTTTTCTATTCATTATTGTTCTAGCCCTCACTTTCCATCCCTGTTTATTTCCCTGTG
The window above is part of the Chrysemys picta bellii isolate R12L10 chromosome 12, ASM1138683v2, whole genome shotgun sequence genome. Proteins encoded here:
- the LOC135974959 gene encoding zinc finger protein RFP-like, with translation MAAENPMESLQEEATCPVCLEYFTEPVTLECGHNFCRACISQCWEGSDTAASCPQCRETVQQRNLRPNRQLANVTEITRRLSLQAAKGAGADGVCGEHQENLKLFCEEDQTPICVVCDRSRAHRAHSVVPIEEAAQEYKKRIQAHLKTLREERENLLGLKVTGEGNSREYLKQTQTERQKIVTEFQQLRQFLVEQERLLLAQLEKLDEEIVRIQNENVSKLSEQISHLSELISELEGKCQKPVSEFLQDVRSTLSRCEKRKFEQPEEISPELEERVSGFSQKTIVLSETLEKFKDTLLSELKRKIIFLSIEEGESFGAHRQANVTLDPDTAHPQLVLSEDQKSVRRGDTWQQLPNNPERFDTDPCVLGCEGFTSGRHCWEVEVGGGGGWAVGVARESVRRKGEIRRSPERGIWAMEWWLGQFQALTSPVTPLPLSRAPSRIWVFLDCDRGQVTFIDAGDKAPIFTFPPGSVSGERIRPWLQVWYRSRLRLCP